One Brachybacterium kimchii genomic window carries:
- a CDS encoding ROK family transcriptional regulator, producing the protein MAMQYPQPAMERPGRRGTNLPRVAGYNQVLVLDLIRRSPGTSRSELVQRTGLTPQTLSNICQRLVTAGLIRESGRVRSGMGAPRIVYEVVPTGRYSIGLHIDPASLSLVLLDLTGDDVHALTVPTPQAPGPEHVLELVDEQVRALLEEAAVPHEEVAGLGVATPGPLDVEHGSVVGPPLLPGWGTVELREEIARRQRLPVVVEKDSTAAAIGEIWRTPRDAENLAFLYLGSGVSAGIVLDGQPLRGAGNAAGRLSHLGNIGHLTADPDGPPCECGGRGCVAVSSLPSRIVGTAVEQGALEKGTELDDARSVEAALSRLAERSEHRGDPVARKILEDAARGFARVGMQLANLLDLDSIVFGGPQWPAFEAACLRIAPSLVNEHYVAKNDHAVDVRGTAIGGHVGAVGAASLAMAETMFDAPGQLYLG; encoded by the coding sequence ATGGCAATGCAGTACCCGCAGCCGGCGATGGAGCGACCGGGGCGCCGCGGGACGAACCTTCCCCGCGTCGCCGGGTACAACCAGGTCCTGGTCCTCGACCTGATCCGACGCTCTCCCGGCACCAGTCGCAGCGAGCTCGTGCAGCGCACGGGACTGACACCGCAGACGCTCTCGAACATCTGCCAGCGCCTGGTGACTGCGGGACTGATCCGGGAGTCAGGGCGCGTGCGCTCAGGGATGGGCGCTCCACGCATCGTCTACGAGGTCGTTCCCACCGGCCGGTACTCGATCGGACTCCACATCGATCCGGCGAGCCTCTCCCTGGTGCTGCTCGACCTCACCGGCGATGACGTCCATGCGCTGACCGTGCCCACACCGCAGGCACCTGGGCCCGAGCACGTGCTCGAATTGGTCGACGAGCAGGTGCGAGCTCTGCTCGAGGAGGCCGCGGTCCCGCATGAGGAGGTCGCCGGACTCGGTGTGGCGACCCCTGGTCCGCTCGACGTCGAGCACGGATCGGTCGTCGGCCCTCCCCTGCTTCCTGGGTGGGGGACGGTCGAGCTCCGCGAGGAGATCGCGCGGCGCCAGCGCCTGCCGGTGGTGGTCGAGAAGGACAGCACCGCCGCAGCGATCGGCGAGATCTGGCGAACACCGCGCGATGCGGAGAATCTGGCCTTCCTCTACCTGGGGAGCGGCGTGTCAGCCGGGATCGTGCTGGACGGACAGCCGCTGCGCGGAGCAGGGAACGCTGCCGGACGCCTCTCCCATCTGGGCAATATCGGACACCTCACCGCGGACCCGGATGGGCCGCCGTGCGAATGCGGGGGCCGCGGCTGCGTGGCTGTCTCCTCTCTCCCGTCACGGATCGTGGGGACCGCGGTGGAGCAGGGCGCCCTGGAGAAGGGGACCGAACTCGACGACGCACGCTCCGTGGAAGCCGCACTGTCCCGACTCGCGGAGCGCTCGGAGCATCGCGGCGACCCCGTGGCCCGGAAGATCCTCGAGGACGCCGCGCGCGGCTTCGCTCGGGTCGGCATGCAGCTGGCCAACCTGCTGGACCTGGACAGCATCGTGTTCGGCGGTCCGCAGTGGCCGGCATTCGAGGCCGCCTGCCTGCGGATCGCTCCAAGCCTGGTGAACGAGCACTACGTGGCGAAGAACGACCACGCGGTCGATGTGCGGGGAACCGCG